In the genome of Bradysia coprophila strain Holo2 unplaced genomic scaffold, BU_Bcop_v1 contig_232, whole genome shotgun sequence, one region contains:
- the LOC119075897 gene encoding lipase-like: MFLKLTFCVIALASTALAEEYTPGSDEYLLNALVPLLSPLNAFDGPAYISNATTRPNKNTLPTVDQMMYYNYYAESAYYVYDHDDLTCDSCLEFKDDVTYHEVIKNTFHDTLALVTLSEDREEIVVTFRGTANVWNVVLDALLILGRDSNTPKQVKIHRGFYIATMSLYDDVVETVADLLNENPGFKVVLTGHSLGGAMARITYFFFADRNLFPGVEFELYTYGEPRVGNKYFAEFMNCQPITTARVVARADLFPHIMPTSILGTRLLGDYYVHAQTEYWINGEDCQKFCRQTTYEDQQCSISLGPAYSALDHFFYFDVNYVYSFGQPLAYAALPFKLLDPVGVLPPLPKPIEKLIGGIAGGVAGALVPALG; encoded by the exons atgtttttgaaattaactttttgtgtgatcGCTCTCGCATCGACTGCGCTTGCAGAGGAATATACACCCGGTTCGGATGAATATCTACTGAACGCTCTGGTGCCTCTGTTGAGTCCGTTGAACGCTTTCGATGGTCCAGCTTACATTTCTAACGCAACAACTAGGCCGAACAAAAACACGCTACCAACTGTGGATCAAATGATGTATTATAACTACTACGCGGAATCTGCGTACTACGTATACGATCATGACGATTTGACCTGCGACTCCTGCTTGGAGTTTAAGGACGATGTCACCTATCACGAAG TTATCAAAAACACCTTCCACGACACACTTGCTCTTGTTACACTGTCAGAAGATCGCGAAGAAATTGTCGTCACATTCCGTGGCACAGCCAACGTTTGGAATGTTGTCCTCGACGCACTACTCATTCTCGGTAGAGATTCGAACACTCCAAAACAGGTCAAAATTCATCGAGGATTTTACATTGCTACGATGTCTCTGTATGACGAT gtGGTTGAAACGGTAGCCGACCTATTGAATGAAAATCCTGGATTTAAGGTGGTTTTAACTGGCCATAGTTTAGGTGGAGCTATGGCGCGCATAACGTACTTCTTCTTCGCGGATCGCAATTTATTCCCCGGTGTCGAGTTCGAATTGTACACCTATGGAGAACCACGGGTTGGCAATAAATATTTCGCTGAATTTATGAATTGTCAGCCAATTACTACAGCAAGAGTGGTTGCCAG AGCTGACCTCTTCCCCCACATTATGCCGACGAGCATCCTTGGTACCAGACTCCTCGGTGACTATTACGTTCACGCTCAAACCGAATATTGGATCAACGGTGAGGATTGCCAAAAGTTTTGCAGGCAAACGACGTACGAAGATCAGCAATGTTCCATATCGTTGGGGCCAGCGTACAGTGCATTGGATCATTTCTTCTATTTTGATGTGAACTATGTCTATTCTTTCGGTCAACCATTGGCCTATGCAGCTCTTCCATTCAAACTTCTCGATCCGGTTGGGGTACTACCTCCGTTACCGAAGCcaatcgaaaaattgattgGCGGAATCGCTGGCGGTGTCGCTGGGGCACTTGTTCCTGCTCTTGGTTAA